In a single window of the Pseudodesulfovibrio profundus genome:
- the nifH gene encoding nitrogenase iron protein: MRKVAIYGKGGIGKSTTTQNTVAGLAEMGRKVMVVGCDPKADSTRLLLGGLAQKSVLDTLREEGEDVELEDIRKPGFGGTWCVESGGPEPGVGCAGRGIITSINMLESLGAYEESEGLDYAFYDVLGDVVCGGFAMPIRDGKAQEIYIVCSGEMMAMYAANNICKGIMKYAESGGVRLGGLICNSRNTDREADLITELASKLGTQMIYFVPRDNDVQRAEINRKTVIEWDGSVNQANEYRGLAKAIDENEMFVIPTPLEIEDLEQLLLDYGIMEAA, encoded by the coding sequence ATGAGAAAAGTAGCAATTTACGGAAAAGGCGGCATTGGAAAGTCCACCACCACTCAGAACACTGTTGCCGGTTTGGCGGAAATGGGCCGCAAGGTCATGGTCGTCGGCTGTGACCCCAAGGCCGACTCCACCCGCCTGTTGCTCGGTGGTCTGGCTCAGAAGTCCGTTCTCGATACCCTTCGTGAAGAGGGCGAGGATGTGGAACTCGAAGATATCCGTAAGCCCGGATTCGGTGGAACCTGGTGTGTTGAGTCCGGTGGCCCGGAACCCGGTGTCGGTTGTGCCGGTCGCGGAATCATCACTTCCATCAACATGCTCGAATCCCTCGGCGCCTACGAAGAGTCCGAAGGCCTTGATTACGCCTTCTACGACGTCCTCGGTGACGTTGTCTGCGGTGGGTTTGCCATGCCGATTCGTGATGGCAAGGCCCAGGAGATCTACATCGTCTGTTCCGGCGAGATGATGGCCATGTATGCGGCCAACAACATCTGCAAAGGTATCATGAAATATGCCGAATCCGGTGGCGTCCGCCTTGGTGGTCTGATCTGTAACTCCCGTAATACCGACCGTGAAGCGGACCTGATCACCGAGCTTGCCTCTAAACTCGGCACCCAGATGATCTACTTCGTGCCCCGTGACAACGACGTCCAGCGCGCAGAGATCAACCGTAAAACCGTCATCGAATGGGATGGTTCCGTGAATCAGGCCAATGAGTACCGCGGTCTGGCCAAAGCCATCGACGAAAACGAAATGTTTGTCATTCCTACCCCGTTGGAAATCGAAGACCTGGAACAGCTGCTGCTGGACTACGGCATCATGGAAGCTGCCTAG
- a CDS encoding P-II family nitrogen regulator, with amino-acid sequence MKEVIAVVRMNMMNKTKTALTEAGVDAFFAHEAQGRGKGFVNAAVVEGAESGYEEAAEVLGEKGKLYPKRMLTAVVTDDQVEEVVEAITKVNQTGKPGDGKIFVLPIGDAVRVRTSEAGEQAIL; translated from the coding sequence ATGAAGGAAGTCATCGCAGTTGTGCGCATGAACATGATGAACAAGACCAAGACCGCGCTGACTGAAGCGGGCGTCGATGCCTTCTTCGCTCATGAAGCACAGGGTCGAGGCAAGGGGTTCGTCAATGCCGCAGTCGTCGAAGGCGCGGAGAGTGGCTACGAAGAAGCCGCTGAAGTGCTCGGCGAAAAAGGCAAGCTCTATCCCAAGCGCATGTTGACGGCGGTCGTTACCGACGACCAGGTCGAGGAAGTTGTCGAAGCCATCACCAAGGTCAACCAGACCGGAAAGCCCGGCGACGGCAAGATTTTTGTCCTTCCCATCGGCGACGCTGTTCGCGTCAGAACCTCTGAAGCCGGCGAACAGGCCATCCTGTAG
- a CDS encoding P-II family nitrogen regulator, whose amino-acid sequence MMIMVRAIVRPEKADDVLAALMDNGFPAVTKYSVAGRGKQRGIKIGEVTYDEIPKTMLMSVVNAADKDFVITTIMDAARSGAKGAFGDGKIFVTEVEDVYTISSGVNETAAASEEAA is encoded by the coding sequence ATGATGATCATGGTAAGAGCTATTGTCCGTCCCGAAAAAGCCGACGATGTCCTGGCAGCGCTCATGGACAACGGTTTCCCCGCTGTCACTAAATACTCGGTCGCAGGTCGAGGCAAGCAGCGCGGCATCAAGATCGGTGAAGTCACCTACGATGAAATTCCCAAGACCATGCTCATGAGTGTCGTCAATGCTGCGGACAAGGATTTCGTCATCACCACCATCATGGATGCGGCCCGCTCCGGTGCCAAGGGCGCTTTCGGCGACGGTAAGATTTTCGTCACCGAAGTGGAAGATGTCTACACCATCAGCTCCGGCGTCAACGAGACCGCCGCAGCCAGCGAGGAGGCCGCGTAA